CCCGTCCCGTAGGAGCCAGCTTTGCTGGCGAAGCAGGCGGCGCGGAGGATGGCACCGGCTTTGCCGGTGTTCGCCGGCAAGCCGGCTCCTACGCTGTTTTCGGCCTGGCATTGCCCGGTAGCCAGCTTGCTGGCGAACCAGGCGCCGCGGTGGATGGCACCGGCTTTGCCGGTGTTCGCCGGCAAGCCGGCTCCTACGCTGTTTTCTGCCTGGCATTGCCCGGTAGGAGCCAGCTTGCTGGCGAACCAGGCGCCGCGGTGGATGGCACCGGCTTTGCCGGTGTTCGCCGGTAAGCCGGCTCCTACACGTTTGCGGCGCACCCCGCCCCGTAAGAACCTGCGCGCCATGACAGCACGGTGGCGCCTGCGTTCGCCAGCAAGGCTGGCTCCTACAAGAGCTCGAAACGTCAGGCGGCCGGCAGCACCGGTACCGGGCGCTTGTCTTCGTCGATGGCGACGAAGCTGAACACACCATGAATGGCGCGTTCGCGACCATCCAGGTACATGTTCTCGACGAACACGTCCACCTGCACCTGCAAGCTGGTATTACCCACCTTGACCACACTGCCCACCAGCTCGACGATCGAACCGGCCGGGATCGGGTGCTTGAAGTCGATACGGTCGGTGGACACGGTCACCAGTGGCAGGCGGCAAAACCGGGTGGCGGCGATGAACGACACTTCGTCCATCCACGCCAGCGCCGTGCCGCCGAACAGGGTGTTGTGGTGGTTGGTGGTGTTGGGGAACACCGCCTTGGTCACGCGGGTCACCGACAGCTCGGTGCGGCGCTGGATTTCCTGGTCTCTGTCTGTCATCACCGGGTTACTTCGCAAGGGCAGAATTCAAAATGCAAAAAAGCAGCCCGAAGGCTGCTTTTTTCTCGCAAGGGGCCTCAGGCCACCAGGCAAACTGTACTCAGGACAGTTTTTCCTTGATGCGAGCGGCTTTGCCGGACAGGTCGCGCAGGTAGTACAGCTTGGCTTTACGCACGTCACCACGACGTTTCACGGCCAGGCTGTCGATCTGTGGGCTGTAGGTCTGGAAGGTACGCTCAACGCCTACGCCGCTGGAGATCTTGCGCACGGTGAAGGCGCTGTTCAGACCGCGGTTACGCTTGGCGATAACGACGCCTTCGAACGCCTGCAGACGCGAGCGGTCGCCTTCCTTCACTTTAACCTGGACGACGATGGTGTCGCCTGGTGCGAAGGTCGGGATCTCTTTGCTCATCTGCTCGGCTTCGAGCTGCTGGATGATCTTGTTGGTCATGCTGTGCTCCTAAGATGGATACGGGATCCACCATCGATACGTTTAACTATCGTCCCGCTCGCGGAGGTATTCCTCGAGCAGCTTCTTCTCTTCTCCAGAAAGCGAGCGACTTTCCAGAAGATCGGCGCGTCGTTCGAAGGTCCTACCAAGGGACTGCTTCATCCGCCAACGCCGGATATGTGCATGGTTGCCACTTAGCAACACGTCGGGAACGCGCTGATCCGCATACACCTCAGGTCGGGTGTAGTGCGGGCAATCAAGCAGACCGTCGGTGAAAGAGTCTTCCTCCGCCGAGTCCACATGCCCTAAAGCTCCGGGCAGCAGCCGCGTAACCGCATCGATCAGTACCATGGCCGGCAGCTCGCCACCGGAAAGCACATAGTCGCCAATCGACCACTCCTCATCGACATGAGCCTCGATAAAGCGCTCGTCGATGCCTTCATAACGACCGGCGATCAGGATCAACGATTCCTGTTCGGCCAGGCCTTTGACCGCCTGCTGGGTCAGCTTGCGGCCTTGTGGCGAAAGGTAGATCACCTTTGCCGATGCTCCGGTCGCCTGCCTGGCGCTAACCAAGGCGTCTTCCAGAGGCTTGATCTTCATCACCATGCCCGGACCACCGCCAAACGGCCGATCATCCACGGTGTGGTGGCGATCTGTGGTGTAGTCCCGCGGATTCCAGCAGGTCACTTGCAGCAACCCCTGTTTCACCGCGCGGCTGGTAATGCCGTACTCCGTGATGGCCGAGAACATCTCGGGGAACAACGTGATGACGTCTACGCGAAGGTTACCCATCGTTTAGAAGTCCGCGTCCCACTCAACCCGCATCACGCCTGCTTCCAGGTCGATACCGAGCACGCATTGCGCCGTATAGGGCAACAGACGCTCGCGATCATCCAGGCTGCCTGCGCAGGGCTTGACCACCATTACATCGTTCGCGCCGGTCTCCAACAGGTGATCGATCGTGCCGAACAGTTGTTCGTCCTGATTGATGACCTTCAGGCCCACCAACTGGTACCAGTAGTACTCGTCGGCTGCCAGGTTGGGCAAAAGGCTCCGCGGGATGCAGATTTCGAAGCCGCTCAGAAGACGGGCTTCATCACGATCATCGAGGCCTTTGAGCTTCACGACCAGGCCCTTTTGGGAGCCACGACCGCTGACCAGCTCGACCTGCTTTACCTTGCCTTCGTGCCTGAGCGTCCAGCGCGGATAATCCAACAGGTTTTCAATCGGATCGGTAAAGGAGTACACCTTCACCTCGCCGCGAACGCCGTGAACCGAAAAAATCTTGCCAACGACGATCAGGTCGTCAGCCTTTTCTGGCGTCGCGTTCATACTGCTCAGGCTGCGGCCTTGGCAGCTTCCTTCAGCAGCTGAGCAACGCGCTCAGACGGCTGTGCGCCCTGGCTCAGCCAGTAGGTGACGCGCTCTTGGTTGACCGACAGCTTGACTTCGGCGCCCGATGCGATCGGGTTGAAGAAGCCAACGCGCTCAACGAAACGGCCGTCACGGGCGTTACGCGAGTTGGTCACGGTCAGGTGGTAGAATGGGCGCTTTTTCGAGCCGCCACGGGCCAGACGAATGGTTACCATGTGAACATCGTTCCTATAGTCGGTGCTGCAAAACTGAATGCCCAATGGGCACACGGGTGCCCAAAAGGCCGCATATTCTCGGGGAATACACGGACATTTGCAAATGCCTTTTTCGGCAAGCCCTGGGCCCGCCGTTCAATTCTGCCGGTTTAAGCCGCCGGATGGCGGCCATGTACCCGCCAAAGCGGGGTCTGGCCAGCCTCCTCTTTATAAGGAAGCCGGCCGGATTGGTTTACAGCTTCGGCATGCCGCCGCCTGGCAGCATCCCGCCCAGGCCGCGCATCATCTTGGCCATGCCGCCCTTGGCGGAGAATTTCTTCATCATCTTCTGCATCTGCTTGTGCTGCTTGATCAGCCGCCCGATGTCCTGCACCTGGGTACCGGAACCCAGGGCGATGCGGCGCTTGCGTGAACCGCTGATCAGGTCGGGGTCGCGGCGCTCGGCAGGGGTCATGGAGTTGATGATCGCCTCCATCTGCTTGAACTGCTTCTCGGCCGCGCCCTGGGCATTGCCCATCTGCGACAGGTTGACGCCGCCGATGCTGGGCAGCTTGTCCATCAGGCCGCCGAGGCCGCCCATGTTCTTCATCTGCTGCAGCTGGTCGCGGAAGTCTTCGAGATCGAAGCCCTTGCCCTTCTTCAGCTTCTTGGCCAGCTTGTCGGCCTTGGCCTTGTCGATGTTCTGCTCGGCCTGCTCGATCAGGCTGAGTACATCGCCCATGCCGAGGATGCGCGAGGCGATACGGTCGGGGTGGAACGGCTCGAGGGCCTCGGTCTTCTCGCCCATACCGATGAACTTGATCGGCTTGCCGGTGATGGCACGCACCGACAGCGCGGCACCGCCACGGGCGTCACCGTCGACCTTGGTCAGCACCACGCCGGTCAACGGCAGCGCATCACCGAAGGCCTTGGCGGTGTTGGCGGCGTCCTGGCCGGTCATGGCGTCGACCACGAACAGGGTTTCGATCGGCTTGACCGCGGCGTGCAGGGCCTTGATCTCGTCCATCATGTCGGCATCGACATGCAGGCGACCGGCGGTGTCGACGATGACCACGTCGATGAACTTGAGCTTGGCCTCGCGGATCGCCGCCTCGGCGATGGCCACCGGCTTCTGGCTGATGTCGGACGGGAAGAAGGTCACGCCGATGTCGTTGGCCAGGGTCTCGAGCTGCTTGATCGCCGCCGGGCGATAAACGTCGGCGGACACCACCATCACGCTCTTCTTCTTGCGCTCCTTGAGGTGGCGCGCCAGCTTGCCGGCGGTGGTGGTCTTACCCGCACCTTGCAGACCGGCCATCAGCACCACGGCAGGCGGCGCGGCGTTGAGTGCCAGCTCTTCGTTGGCCGCGCCCATCAGGCTTTCCAGCTCGGCCTGGACGATCTTCACGAAGGCCTGGCCCGGGGTCAGGCTGCGCGACACCTCGGTGCCGACCGCACGTTCCTTGATGCTGTTGACGAAATCCTTGACCACCGGCAGGGCGACGTCGGCCTCGAGCAGGGCCATGCGCACTTCGCGCAACGTGTCCTTGATGTTGTCTTCGGTCAGCTTGGCCTTGCCGGTGACATGGCGCAGCGTCTGTGACAGGCGGTCGGTCAGGTTTTCGAACATGGTGATCCTTACAGGCCCAGTGAAGCCGAGGTTTTTCAGGTGCCCGGGGGAACATGCACACGCGCCGGGCACAGCAAGGCGGCGATTATAGCGGAGACTGCTGGCGACGCACACCTCGCGCTGGACCACCGGCCGCTTGCCCCGCGATTGATACGCAGTCTTCCTTGCCCACCGCGTTCTATGCCAAACTCCGTCCCTTTAGGGCTCGCCTGCCAGGACTTATGTTCTCTTCACCCAGCCTCATCCCCAATCTGCTCGCCGCCTTCCTTTATCTGGCCGCGACCGTCTACCAGGCCACCGGCCTGGCCCGTGGCAACCGTGCCGACAAACGGCTGCTCGGCGTGCTCGGCGCCCTGGCGGTGATCGCCCAGGGCGGTGCCCTGTTCTTCCAGCTGATCACCCCGCTGGGCCTGAGCCTGGATTTCTTCAGCGCCGCCAGCCTGATCGCCGCAGCGGTCATCGGCCTGACCCTGATCGCCTGCCTGAGCATTCCGGTGGAAAACCTGCTGGTGCTGCTGTTCCCGCTCGGCGCCGTCACTGCGCTGCTGGCGCAGTTCGCCCCGCCCGGCACGGTGCCGTTGATCAACGAAGAGCCCGGTATCCTCGCGCATATCCTGCTGTCGATCCTGGCCTACGGGCTGTTCACCATCGCCGTGTTCCAGGCGCTGCTGCTGCTGTTGCAGGACCGTC
The window above is part of the Pseudomonas muyukensis genome. Proteins encoded here:
- a CDS encoding acyl-CoA thioesterase; translation: MTDRDQEIQRRTELSVTRVTKAVFPNTTNHHNTLFGGTALAWMDEVSFIAATRFCRLPLVTVSTDRIDFKHPIPAGSIVELVGSVVKVGNTSLQVQVDVFVENMYLDGRERAIHGVFSFVAIDEDKRPVPVLPAA
- the rplS gene encoding 50S ribosomal protein L19, translating into MTNKIIQQLEAEQMSKEIPTFAPGDTIVVQVKVKEGDRSRLQAFEGVVIAKRNRGLNSAFTVRKISSGVGVERTFQTYSPQIDSLAVKRRGDVRKAKLYYLRDLSGKAARIKEKLS
- the trmD gene encoding tRNA (guanosine(37)-N1)-methyltransferase TrmD, whose protein sequence is MGNLRVDVITLFPEMFSAITEYGITSRAVKQGLLQVTCWNPRDYTTDRHHTVDDRPFGGGPGMVMKIKPLEDALVSARQATGASAKVIYLSPQGRKLTQQAVKGLAEQESLILIAGRYEGIDERFIEAHVDEEWSIGDYVLSGGELPAMVLIDAVTRLLPGALGHVDSAEEDSFTDGLLDCPHYTRPEVYADQRVPDVLLSGNHAHIRRWRMKQSLGRTFERRADLLESRSLSGEEKKLLEEYLRERDDS
- the rimM gene encoding ribosome maturation factor RimM (Essential for efficient processing of 16S rRNA), yielding MNATPEKADDLIVVGKIFSVHGVRGEVKVYSFTDPIENLLDYPRWTLRHEGKVKQVELVSGRGSQKGLVVKLKGLDDRDEARLLSGFEICIPRSLLPNLAADEYYWYQLVGLKVINQDEQLFGTIDHLLETGANDVMVVKPCAGSLDDRERLLPYTAQCVLGIDLEAGVMRVEWDADF
- the rpsP gene encoding 30S ribosomal protein S16, which codes for MVTIRLARGGSKKRPFYHLTVTNSRNARDGRFVERVGFFNPIASGAEVKLSVNQERVTYWLSQGAQPSERVAQLLKEAAKAAA
- the ffh gene encoding signal recognition particle protein, with product MFENLTDRLSQTLRHVTGKAKLTEDNIKDTLREVRMALLEADVALPVVKDFVNSIKERAVGTEVSRSLTPGQAFVKIVQAELESLMGAANEELALNAAPPAVVLMAGLQGAGKTTTAGKLARHLKERKKKSVMVVSADVYRPAAIKQLETLANDIGVTFFPSDISQKPVAIAEAAIREAKLKFIDVVIVDTAGRLHVDADMMDEIKALHAAVKPIETLFVVDAMTGQDAANTAKAFGDALPLTGVVLTKVDGDARGGAALSVRAITGKPIKFIGMGEKTEALEPFHPDRIASRILGMGDVLSLIEQAEQNIDKAKADKLAKKLKKGKGFDLEDFRDQLQQMKNMGGLGGLMDKLPSIGGVNLSQMGNAQGAAEKQFKQMEAIINSMTPAERRDPDLISGSRKRRIALGSGTQVQDIGRLIKQHKQMQKMMKKFSAKGGMAKMMRGLGGMLPGGGMPKL
- a CDS encoding cytochrome C assembly family protein, which encodes MFSSPSLIPNLLAAFLYLAATVYQATGLARGNRADKRLLGVLGALAVIAQGGALFFQLITPLGLSLDFFSAASLIAAAVIGLTLIACLSIPVENLLVLLFPLGAVTALLAQFAPPGTVPLINEEPGILAHILLSILAYGLFTIAVFQALLLLLQDRQLKNKHPSGMIRNFPPLQTMESLLFGFLWAGWGLLSLSLVSGWLFLDNLFAQHLVHKTLLACVAWVVFSVLLWGRTRLGWRGHKAIRWTLAGFCLLMLAYFGSKLVREFILHI